The proteins below come from a single Beutenbergia cavernae DSM 12333 genomic window:
- a CDS encoding ATP-dependent DNA ligase codes for MALPLTSPIDPMLAKSVRGVPDADAVPGGYAYEPKWDGFRTIVFADDGDVELQSRNGKPMTRYFPEIVDAVKAELPARCVVDGEVVLSRGGRLDFELLGQRIHPAASRVKMLAEHAPAALVVFDLLALGDDDLTQRPFAERAAALDELGLDGPSVHVTPRTRDADVAREWFTTYEGAGLDGVVAKPLDGAYEPGKRAMLKIKHERTADVALAGYRLHKTSTDERPLIGSLLLGLFDDGGDLRFVGVSASFPAARRAELYDELQELRVGEGDEHPWGNWQQPEGSRRPGAVSRWNAGKDLSFTALRVERVLEVGYDHMEGDRFRHTAQFKRWRPDREPTSCTYAQLDEAVGYDLAELLPGAPTAAPGFTGAL; via the coding sequence ATGGCCCTGCCGCTGACCTCGCCGATCGACCCGATGCTCGCCAAGTCCGTGCGCGGCGTTCCCGACGCCGACGCCGTCCCCGGCGGGTACGCGTACGAGCCGAAGTGGGACGGCTTCCGCACGATCGTGTTCGCCGACGACGGCGACGTCGAGCTGCAGAGTCGCAACGGCAAGCCGATGACGCGGTACTTCCCGGAGATCGTGGACGCCGTGAAGGCGGAGCTGCCGGCGCGGTGCGTGGTCGACGGCGAGGTCGTGCTCTCGCGCGGCGGACGCCTCGACTTCGAGCTCCTCGGGCAGCGCATCCACCCGGCGGCGTCGCGCGTGAAGATGCTCGCGGAGCACGCGCCGGCCGCGCTGGTGGTGTTCGACCTGCTCGCGCTCGGCGACGACGACCTCACCCAACGCCCGTTCGCGGAGCGCGCGGCCGCCCTCGACGAGCTCGGCCTCGACGGCCCGTCCGTCCACGTCACGCCGCGCACGCGCGACGCCGACGTCGCCCGCGAGTGGTTCACGACGTACGAGGGGGCGGGGCTCGACGGCGTCGTCGCCAAGCCGCTGGACGGCGCGTACGAACCCGGGAAGCGCGCGATGCTCAAGATCAAGCACGAGCGCACGGCCGACGTCGCCCTCGCCGGGTACCGCCTCCACAAGACGTCGACCGACGAGCGGCCGCTCATCGGTTCCCTCCTCCTCGGCCTGTTCGACGACGGCGGCGACCTGCGGTTCGTGGGCGTCTCGGCGTCGTTCCCGGCCGCCCGCCGGGCCGAGCTGTACGACGAGCTGCAGGAGCTGCGCGTGGGCGAGGGGGACGAGCACCCGTGGGGCAACTGGCAGCAGCCCGAGGGCAGCAGGCGGCCCGGCGCCGTGTCGCGGTGGAACGCCGGGAAGGACCTGTCGTTCACCGCGCTGCGCGTGGAGCGCGTGCTCGAGGTGGGCTACGACCACATGGAGGGCGACCGGTTCCGCCACACGGCGCAGTTCAAGCGCTGGCGCCCGGACCGGGAGCCGACCTC